A DNA window from Falco naumanni isolate bFalNau1 chromosome Z, bFalNau1.pat, whole genome shotgun sequence contains the following coding sequences:
- the RFK gene encoding riboflavin kinase, protein MKHLPYFCRGEVVKGFGRGSKELGIPTANFSDQVVESFPSDISTGIYYGWACVGNGDVHKMVLSIGWNPFYKNIKKSVETHIIHTFKEDFYGEILSIVITGYIRPEKNFDSLEALISAIQEDIEEAKRQLDLPEHLKLKEDNFFNLPEHKIVNNH, encoded by the exons ATGAAGCACCTGCCCTACTTCTGCCGCGGAGAGGTGGTGAAGGGCTTCGGCAGAGGCTCCAAGGAGCTGGGCATCCCCACCG CTAACTTTTCTGACCAAGTAGTTGAAAGCTTTCCGTCTGATATCTCTACTGGTATATACTATGGATGGGCCTGTGTTGGAAATGGAGATGTGCATAAAATGGTTTTGAGCATAGGATGGAATCCTTTCTATAAGAATATTAAGAAATCAGTG GAAACACACATTATCCATACCTTCAAAGAAGACTTTTATGGAGAAATTCTTAGTATAGTCATCACTGGATATATTCgaccagaaaaaaactttgattCCTTAG aggcgCTCATTTCAGCAATTCAAGAAGACAttgaagaagcaaaaagacagCTAGATTTACCAGAACATCTTAAACTCAAAGAAGATAACTTCTTTAATCTGCCAGAACACAAAATAGTGAACAACCACTGA